One window of Phoenix dactylifera cultivar Barhee BC4 chromosome 5, palm_55x_up_171113_PBpolish2nd_filt_p, whole genome shotgun sequence genomic DNA carries:
- the LOC103713001 gene encoding abscisic acid 8'-hydroxylase 1 yields the protein MKNSTANTTILASTTISMLPLLPSLVLCLLSLLYILLARAKKASSATAATPRKLPLPPGSMGWPYVGETFQLYSSNPNTFFALKHKKYGPVFKTHILGCPCVMVSSPEAARFVLATQAHLFKPTYPASKERMLGPRAIFFQQGDYHAGLRRIVLRAFMPDAIRRRVAGIEAVAVQALRSWDGRMINTFQEMKTFAFNVALLSIFGKDEISYIEELKGCYYTLEKGYNSMPINLPGTLFHKAMKARKQLGHIVAKILSSRRQKKAEADDLLGSFMEAKEAFTDDQIIDNIVGVIFAARDTTASVLTWIVKYLGENPSILRAVTEEQEEIMKSKEMGEGERSLTWADTKRMSMTSRVIQETMRVASILSFTFREVVEDVEYEGYLIPKGWKVLPLFRNIHHSPENFTDPEKFDPSRFEVAPKPNTFMPFGNGTHSCPGNELAKLEMLVLLHHLTTKYRWSMSGSESGIQFGPFVLPLNGLPMRFSRKT from the exons ATGAAGAATTCCACTGCTAACACTACCATTTTAGCTTCCACCACAATCTCCATGCTTCCTCTGCTGCCATCGCTTGTCCTTTGCCTTCTCTCCCTGCTCTATATACTGCTCGCAAGAGCGAAGAAGGCTTCCTCTGCCACCGCCGCCACCCCTCGTAAGCTGCCCCTGCCTCCCGGCTCCATGGGCTGGCCCTACGTCGGCGAGACCTTCCAGCTCTACTCCAGCAACCCCAACACCTTCTTCGCCCTCAAACACAAGAA GTATGGGCCGGTATTCAAGACGCACATATTGGGATGCCCCTGTGTGATGGTGTCGAGCCCGGAGGCGGCGCGGTTCGTGCTGGCGACGCAGGCCCACCTGTTTAAGCCGACGTACCCGGCGAGCAAGGAGCGCATGCTGGGCCCCAGGGCCATCTTCTTCCAGCAGGGGGACTACCACGCCGGGCTGCGCCGCATCGTCCTGAGGGCCTTCATGCCCGACGCCATCCGTCGGAGGGTCGCCGGCATCGAGGCCGTCGCCGTCCAGGCCCTCCGCTCCTGGGATGGCCGCATGATCAACACCTTCCAGGAGATGAAGACG TTTGCGTTTAATGTGGCGCTCCTATCAATATTCGGAAAGGACGAGATCTCCTACATAGAAGAGCTCAAGGGGTGCTACTACACGCTGGAGAAGGGCTATAACTCCATGCCCATCAACCTCCCAGGGACCCTCTTCCACAAGGCCATGAAGGCCAGGAAGCAGCTGGGCCACATAGTGGCCAAGATCCTTTCATCCAGGAGGCAGAAGAAGGCAGAGGCTgatgacctcctcggctccttcATGGAAGCCAAGGAAGCCTTCACGGATGACCAGATAATCGACAACATCGTCGGGGTCATCTTCGCCGCTCGGGACACCACTGCAAGCGTGCTCACCTGGATCGTCAAGTACCTTGGAGAGAACCCTAGCATACTACGGGCAGTCACC GAGGAGCAAGAGGAGATCATGAAGAGCAAAGAAATGGGTGAAGGGGAGAGGTCTCTGACTTGGGCTGATACCAAGAGGATGTCGATGACTTCGAGGGTGATTCAGGAGACGATGAGGGTCGCTTCGATCCTATCTTTCACCTTCAGAGAAGTAGTGGAAGATGTGGAGTATGAAG GATATCTCATTCCCAAGGGATGGAAAGTCCTGCCACTGTTCAGAAACATTCACCACAGCCCAGAAAACTTTACTGACCCAGAAAAGTTCGATCCCTCCAGATTTGAG GTTGCTCCGAAGCCCAACACCTTCATGCCATTTGGAAATGGGACCCATTCATGCCCTGGAAATGAGCTAGCTAAGCTGGAGATGCTTGTCCTTCTCCATCATCTCACCACCAAGTACAG GTGGTCTATGTCAGGATCAGAGAGTGGAATTCAGTTTGGGCCATTCGTGCTGCCCCTGAATGGATTGCCCATGAGATTCTCTCGCAAGACATGA